GCAAGGAAGAGAAACCCTTCTATATTAGTTTAAGCAAAAATCAGTGAGAGTACCAGATGCATGAATAAACCAAGGCTTTATTACAAGGAAATGTAATAGAACTCAGTGACCTGAAAAACAGTTGAGTCTTAGAAGAGACtagaacagatgaatggaaaactaTTGGGAATCAAGGAGGCCACCATATTTCATCACATCTTAGGTAGCAGTGATCACAGAAGACATAGTATGCACCagtatgaaggggaaaaaagactttatttctggTAGAACACATTAGTGATAGTCCTGCACAATGTATGGATGCATGAATCGACCACATCTGCCCCTTGTTGTTTGGACATATGGTTCATTTCTTCCTAGGCTCTTGGCAGTTTCCCCTGCCTTCTCTTGAATTATTCAGTGTGTAATAGTCAATTTTTTTGCACCTGTTTGAAAGGAAAATGTAACAGAAAGtttctgaatgctgtcttttGCATGAATTAGCCTATGTTACTGTTGGTAAAGCCTCTTGGAGCCTTAGTTTCTTTGTGAGTTACATGAGAGCCTATACGAAAGCAATACATGGACTCTAATTATTAAGAGGAATGATAGCACTGGCCTTTTCACTCAATTATCAGCTCAATTATTTCACTCAGTtatcttgcctttaaaaaaaaatactacaatttTAATAGGTAATAGGTATTAAGCATAAAAGCCTCGTTCTAAgaggtttaaaatgttttctctatgtttaaaatgaaatgacatgaggttaaaattttaaagatgctaAATTATAACAATTTCTATAAAAGGAAAATGGATCTTAAATCGATTCTGATAGAATTTTGTACAAACATTTGATATTAAATGTTCTCAAAAACATATGACTTCCTTTTCTCAAGGAAAAATTTATATTATGTGGTGAGTGAGGAAAATATCTTAACACTATATTATCATTTTCTGTTCAACTTTATAGTGCTGTTACAAGTTTTACTGTTGTTATTCTTGCTTCTTGATCTAGTTATTTCATTTTAGTTAATAGATTATATTAGAAGGTGTAGGTGAGTTGGGATAAGGAGGGTTAATTGTTGAATAGCTCATGTACAGTACACTGAAGGCATGGGTCTTAAATGTTGCAATCACTGCTAAACTCTGTGTGTCAAGTGTGGGTGCCTGGCATACAGCATGCATTCAGAAAGCATTAGTCGTAGAGCCACAATGCATAAAAACTTTGATGCTGGTTCCCCAGGGGTGAAAAATACGCTTTAACATTATACCTATCATAAATTTGTTGGACTTTAGGTAGGAAGTCAGAAATGAATCCAAGTATTATTATTGGTTTTTATAGGATTTGCAAATTTGGTTGTGTAATGTAAAGAAGTTAGTAGAATATAGGACCCCATTCCCCCTTTTGATCAACAATTAATTTATGGCTTGGATTTTAAAATAGGTTTATAGATTAGAGACCTAATGAATGTATGCTGATGAGTTTTCACTGGCAATATAACATGAtctttttggagaagggaatggcaacccactccagtactcttgcctggaaaatctcatgggtagaggagcctggcaggctacagtccatggggtcgcaaagagttggacacttcactttgtggatttgtgtgtgttttttcccctgaaaatataattttgcctttatgtgatttaaaaagtattttatgatgttatttttcatttttttcttaggcAAGTCTTAGACCTTTGACTATCAACAATTTCAAGCAGTAAGTTGCTAGGGAAACTAGGAAATCATACAGAAACTCAGTGCTGATGTTTGGACCATATACTTTGTATAAATGAACAGATTCAATAGAtaccatttatttcattatttattacatGTAAATGCTAGGTACCATCTACATATTAACTTGAAATTTTGCAGAAATGAAAAACATGGCTTACATTTCTTTTGGCTTTGTCAGGTGGATCCTATTTGGTAAAATCTCTGGTCTTCCTAAAAGGTTAACAGGTTCCATTTTGGACATTAACTTCTGTATATATTCAGTGGAACAGTGGTACTGAATCTTACACAGATACCATGGGAATCAGGGTCATATCAactaatatgtattttatgtatagccaattttttaaagtatttgaaacTGGAATCTTACTCTCTAATTTTGCAGTTGATAAAAATGGTGATGTATGCATTTCTATTCTTCACGAACCTGGAGAAGATAAATATGGTTATGAAAAGCCCGAGGAGCGCTGGCTGCCTATTCACACGGTGGAAACCATCATGATTAGTGTCATTTCTATGCTGGCAGACCCCAATGGAGACTCACCTGCTAATGTTGATGCTGCGGTAAGGACACATCTGCTCTCCCCTTCAATTAAGCTTGATTAAAACTATATacttttatatgtatgtgtttgtggaTGTGTATTGatatatctgtttattttcatttatttttctcataaatcTTATTTTACTGCCAAATAGTTGTACCTTTTAAGAATAAGGATGCTATCCTACATAATTGTAAAACTATTAATATCTAGTCGCCATTAGGTCCATATTATTTGCAAGCATTTATTTTTGAGACTTTCAGACCTACAAAACATTGGATTACCCTATACCCTACACATAGATTAACCATTGCGGAGATTTTGCAacgttgttgttattattaacatcattgtcattattattatttgctaaaTTGAGAAGGCTTTACagatctttatatttaaatacttcAGCATGTAGCTCCTAAGAACAAAGAGAGAGGGGGCGAGGGAGAATCCAGAATTTAggaacttattttattttgtattcatgttttatttatttattcatttatttttacttagttttttattttttaaaggatggtGTTTCCTATCATTTTATTATAGGTTTCTCATTTttacattattgtttttattttatttttaaatcttccttcttttccttttaaaaaaattatttgttttttgtttctgttttttttgcctgcaccatgtggcatatggaatcttagttccctgatcagggattgaacttgtggccctgcagtggaagcgtggagtcttaaccactagggaagtcctgtattcatgttttattagtctttttttttaatctagaataGTCCTAGTTCCTCAGTCATCTATCcctctttaaaaatccttttgtTCTAATTCTTGGAACCCTTGTTAGGATATGTGAAAGCCAGCAGGTtaaattaaccttttttttttcccctcttgttaATTCAGATCTACATAAAAACTTGGGGGTAAAAATCTTACTTGTAGAAAAACACTACATATATAACCACCTTTCATTTGATCTTAGCCGAAAGGCCAAGAAGCGCTATAACCACCTTTCAAATCTCTGACTTTGAATTTTTGAATTTAGTAATTGAAGTAAACACTGACAGAAAATCATTCTAACTTTATGCTTAGTCAAGTCAACGTAAGGGGTGTATGTGTGCAGAATTGGTTCTCCTTAGGAGTGTGTGAGTGGTAAGCCAGATACTAAactaagagtgaaaaaaaaaaaagtaagagtgaGTTGGAGGAAGAGAGGTGTCAAATGCCAAAATGAAGAAGTAATTACTTTCCATACCAAATACCCATACCTGAAGCTCTAATTCTAGTGgtcttcagatatttttaaaaatctatatatcaTCATTAATACTTTAGGAAGGTATTAAAATTTGGGGTGTGTGTAGAAGGAAAGGCCAAACTTTCTGTCATTCAGTTTTCAACCCCACTTTTTAGTGGCTTCAAGCTGCCATTCCCAAACTTTAACTTTGGGGTTCTCTTCAGTAGGTCCTTTCCCTCTTTGCTGGGGTCCCACTGAGACATCCCTAGGCCGCTGCTTTCTCTGCTCTGCTGCATGTTTCATTGTTCTTTCATCTACCTTTGGTCTTCCAGGAAAAATTTCTCCCCATTATTAGATGACTTCACTGCCATTTTCTTTGGTAGTGAGGATTTATATCTTACAAAAGTAAttccagggactttcctgatggccccagtggttaagatttcatgctcccaatgcagggagcacaggttctagaactaggatcccacatgctgcatggtgcactcaaataataataattccatatgatctttttaataccTTTCTACCTGATCCCCCTTGCTCTCAGTCTTAATTCTCTCTGCTGAGTGTGCtttttaggtgattttttttctccttcgtTTTGACCTCCCTTTTTTACTGGAATTGCTCTTTCTTAAAATGTCTTAGAAATGATAATGAGGTAATTAGAGACAATGACATTTTATTCACAAATACTTTATCAAATATCTACAAATCTCTGCATTTCCACATTATAGTTTACCTCATCATTTACTATAATGATTGGCTTACTGGGGTGCCTtgctttgaggggaaaaaattgtTCAGATCTCTTCCTCTGCAAGAACAAGTGTTGAAGGTTTCTACAGTCTTTGCTGTCCCTACATGGATGATACAGGGAAAAAAATAGGCCGGGCATTTTAGTGAGAAGTTCCTGCTATTTACATGCTAAATACAAATCAGCTCTCTTCTCATGTGAAAGTATGCTGGCGCTCTTTCGTGTTCCCTTTTCACGTGCCTGGCAGTAATAGTGTTATTGTCACTGTCATGTCCTGGCCCCTCCCCCACTAGAAATACTACTCAGTATCATCTCAATATGATGCACTACACCCATCTACTTGATATAGGAGGCACAGTTCTGTCTACTTTATTTTCTGGTTGCTTCCAGTAGAGAGTTGGTGATCCTCCAGATAGCCTGGATATCTTATTTGTAagcagcagctttcttttcaGTGTAATACAAAATTGCTAAAGCTTTTTAGGGCCCTTTCCTTTTTCAAAGAGACTTTGCCTATAGAAGTAATTTGTATGTATCCTGGCAGAGTGCCTTGCAAAAGTGTTTTCAATCTTATCAACTGTTTAACGTTTTAAACGTGTTCACATTGCCAAAGCATTACATTCAAAATTAAAGTAGGTATTTGAGGTAAGAGGAGTTTGCATAAAATCACTTGCTATTACTTTTGTACTTACAGAAAGAATGGAGGGAAGACAGAAATGGAGAATTCAAAAGGAAAGTTGCCCGCTGTGTAAGAAAAAGCCAAGAGACTGCTTTTGAGTGACATTTATTCAACAGCTGTAACTTCACTTATTTCAGGgtaagttcatttaaaaaaatcatcctactcttttgccttttttataCATGACATAGTGTTTTTAGAAATGTGTGATTTGGGGATTTGAATTGCTTGTTTACATTGGCTTCATTTTTCAGTGGTAGTGTCCAGTAATCTGCTGTTTCTCAGCAGATTAGTGTCATCTACTTGCTTTTTCCTTCAGTAAATCCAGCTGTTTTTAACTAGATATTCCGTGTTAAGCTGATTTAGTATGGTAGTAGTTCACTGTTGGTAAAATTTCTCATTatagagggtttttttgtttttgcttttgtttttgctacattttctttgtttttaccttttggtCTGCCATCTTTGACTAAACTAGGCACtgaaatttcttatattttctcataCTGTGCTATATATGATAAAGATTGACTTAagtttttcctagtttttttaaaaaaagaaagaccatagTTTGTAATATATTGATAAGACCATTAAATATCTACCTTTCTTGTTTTAATTGGTCTTTATCTCTTTGCTCATTACTTACAGGGCCAGTaggaaaatttttccttttcttgtataCCATCTGTCCACAAGTCTGCTTTAAGTCTATCAAGGAGCCAAAGATAGTAGGCACCCATCTGGCTTAGAAGAAGACACGGTGTAGATGAATTGACCAAATGTGTGATATTTAAGTtctttggcttttctttctttaaattaaatattgAGGTGATAAAACCTACTTATGAAACGTAGCATCTAAAAAAGTCAGAGTACATGCTATATCTTTGTACCGGCCacctattttaagaaaaagagctTTATTATTAACTGTTACATCTCCTACATTCCCCTCCTCTACCAATACTTTTTTCATATTCCCAATTCTATGTTTACCATTGtttttcttcacaatttcatCAATTTTTATTCCTAAACAACGTATTGCATGTTTTTGAGCTGAATATATGTGGAATTATAATGTGTTTTTGGGGTCATATTCTTTTGTGACTTTGTTGCTCAACATTATATTGTTGAAATTGTCCTTTGTTATGTACAGTTATATTCCATGTTCACTGTTATGTAGTATTTCATTAGATAAATTTACTCTTCGTTCTCATTTCATTATTTCTCTAgagtggggtttttgtttgttttttgttattgttgtttttgcttattcttgtttctgtttttgttttgtttttatttgggggaggctgtttcttatttttggctgtactgcctGATTcctaggattttagttccccagtcagggattgaacctgggcctacggcagtgaaaatactgagtcttaatcactggaccaccagggaatttccctattttgctttgttttcgcGATTACAGAGAAGGTAGCTATCCTTGTTTCTTGTAGATGTACTAAAAGAGTTTCTCTGGGGTGTATACCTAGGGGTGGAATTAAGTTAAAGGTGTATACACATCACTTTAATTAGATAAcgccaaattattttaaaaaatattgaatctaTTTATACTCCTGTTGGCAAGGACAAGGGTTCTATTTGCTCCATATTCTCTTTAACATTTGATATTGTCAGACTTCTGCAAagtcttgtttatttttccagttttttcttttggGTCTCCACTGCGGTggatgggctttctctagttgtagtgtgcaggcttagttgtcctgcggcatgtggaatcttcctgtaaccagggatcaaacctgcattccttgaattggaaggcagattcttaaccactggaccaccagggaggtcctttcCCAAAGTTTTTGATCTAGTATCAGATGAGATGTCATTACAGACTTGATGTGTGTTGCCCTAGTTACAATGCAGTTGCATGCTATAATGTGTTTGACCATGGATACTTCCTCTGTGAAGTGCTTTTTTTGGTCTTTCCTATTTTTCAGTTAGGTTATTGATTTCTATCCTTGTCAGTTTACTTTCTTTATAGTATTTTGGGTGAACAGAGGTGCTTAATTGTAATGcagttgaattttaattttttcctatatGGATTTTACTTTCTGTGTCTTAGATTCTTCCCTGCCACCAGAAAGTTATTATTGTAGGATGAAGTAAGAGGACAAAGGGAGAAACAAAATCTTCCCGCTCCCACAGATCAGCTACATGGCCACATTCTGTACCACCAGGCAAAAGGATTCTGTCTTTTGGTTCTGTATCAAGGGTAGAGGGACTGTATTAATCCCTTGCTATTTTACAAATTACCCCGTTCAATGACCTAAAACAACATCTGTTATCTCGCCCACGTCGAACCTTCTGGCTCTGGGGTCATCATAATGTTGCAGTCAAGGTGTCGGCTGGCACTGCAGTCATCTATCTCAGGGTTCAGCTGTGGGTGGATCTGCTTCCAAGTTCATTCATGTGGTTGTTGGCAGGTTTCTGTTCCTCACAGGCTGTTGACTGGGTTCTTTCTAAGTTTTGTCACATAGGTCTTCATAGGTTAGCTCACAACATACTGGTTGGCTTCACCAGGGAATAAATAAGATGGTAAGAGAAGATAAGCTCTGGGTGTGGTGGATGTTACTGCCTGTCCAGAGGGAAATAATCATACTCCAGCCTGTTGGGAATGTTGCCTGCTGATAACTCATAGCTGACTTGCTTTCTAGGAGTTAAGAGATCACTTGCCCAAGTTAGTCCCTTTCCTCAGAAGCCACTTGTATCCATGGACTGTTTGGTTTGGAGAAAGAATGGGTTGGTACAAAGACTTAGGCTTTTTTCTCAATTTGGGGATTATCTGAAAGGCCATTCCAGTGTTGGATTGTCCGAAGTCTGTATTTCAGCTGCGCTACCCCCACCATCTTCTGCTTAGATCTGTTTCCCTCACTGTTGCTCTTCAAAGCACTTCCCAGTAAACCTTACACAAACACCTGTCTCAGAATCTATTTCCTAGGCAACCTGATCAGGACACAAGGCATTGTGTAACCCAAgacaggaatgctgaagaagctgagttgaacggttctatgaagacctttaagaccttctagaactaacacccccaaaagatgttcttttcattataggggactggaatgcaaaagtaggaagtcaggaaatacctggactaacaggcaaatttgaccttggagtacagaatgaagcaggacaaaggctaatagagttttgccaagagaacgcactggtcatggcaaacacgctcttccaacagcacaagagaagactctacacgtggacatcaccagacagatGGTCtgtaccgaaatcagactgattatattctttgcatccaaagatggagaactctatacagtcaccaaaaacaagaccaggagctgactgtggctcagatcatgaactccttattgccaaattcagacttaaattgaagaaggtagggaaaaccactagactgttcagttatgacctaaatcaaatcccttacctttacacagtggaagtgacaaatagattcaagggattagatctgatagagtgcctgaagaactatggacgtagattcgtgacattgtacaggaggcagtgatcaagaccatccccaagaaaaagaaatacaaaaaggcaaaatggttgtctgaggaggccttacaaatagctgtgaaaagaagagaagcgaaaagcaaaggagaaaaggaaagatatacccatttgaatggagagttctaaagaatagcaaggagagataagaaagacttccttggtgatcaatgcaaagaaatgagaggaaaacaatagaatgggaaagactagagatctcgtcaagaaaactagagataccaagggaatatttcgtgcaaagatgggcacaataaaggacagaaatggtatagacctaatagaagcagaagatattaagaagaggtggcaagaatacacggaagaactatacaaaaaagatcttcatgacccagataaccacgatggtgtgatcactcacctagagccagacatcctggaatgcaaagtcaagtgggcctgaggaagcattactatgaacaaagctagtgaaggtaacggaattccagttgatctatttcaaatcctaaaagatgatgctgtaaaagtgttgcactcaacatgccagcaaatttggaaaactcatcagtggccacaggactggaaaacgtcagttttcattccaatcccaaagaaaggcaatgccaaagaatgctcaaactactgcacaattgcactcatttacacgctagcaaagtgatgctcaaaagtctccaagccgggcttcaacagtatgtgaaccgtgaatttctagatgttcaagctggatttagaagaggcagaagaaccagagatcaaattgccaacatccattggatcgtcgaaaaaggaagagagttctagaaaaacatttacttctactttattgactatgccaaagcctttgactgtgtggatcacaacaaactgtggaaaattcttcaagagatgggaataccagaccacctgacctgcctcctgagaaatctgtatgcaggtcaagaagcaacagttagaactggacatggaacaacagtctggttccaaatcaggaaaggagtacgtcaaggctgtatattgtcaccctgcttatttaacttatatgtagagtacatcatgagaaatgatggactggatgaagcacaagctggaatcaagattgctgggaggaatatcaataacctcagatatgcagatgataccacacttacggcagaaagcaaagaagaactaaagagcctcgtgatgaaagtgaaagaagagagtgaaaaagttggcttaaaactcaacattcagaaaactaggatcatggcatccagtcccataacttcatggcaaagagatggggaaacaatgacagactttatttttttgggctccaaaatcactgtagatggtgactgcagccatgaaattaaaagacgcttgctccttggaagaaaagttattaccaacctagacagcatattaaaaagcagagacattactttgccaacaaaggtccatctagtcaaatctatggtttttccaatggtcatgtatggatgtgagagttggactataaagaaaactgagtgccaaagaattgatggttttgaaccatggtgttggagaagattcttgagagtaaggactgatgctgaagctgaaactccaatactttggtcacctgacgcgaagaactgactcatttgaaaagaccctgatgctgggaaagattgaaggtgggaggagaagggggcgacagaggatgagatggttgcatggcatcaccgactcaatggacatgagtttgagtaaactccaggagttggtgatggacagggaagcctggcgtgctgcagttcacagggtcgcagcgagtaagacacaactgagcaattgagctgaactgaactgtacccaAGGCAGCAGGACAGAAGACTCACTGCTTTACCTAgttgcatgtgtgtacatgtgaatCTAGAGTCATTGCTCACAAGTAGAAGTACAAATGGATCTGTATATGGCTTCTGTTTGTCCTAAGCAGCCGTCTTTTCTCCCCTGCTTATTTGAGACCACATTCACAGTATGTGGTTATCTCAATAGGACCATACCCTTGATGGGTTTCCTATTCGGATCATTTAAGGATTGGCCTCCACATCTCACCCATATCTCCTTAAAAATTAAGGCTCCTGAAATGCTGAGCCTTTCTTATCACCTTTGTTACAATAAGAttatgaagaaaagtgaaaactcTCCTCAGTGTGCTTCAGGACACACCCATCTCACTGCTGCTGATACAGGTGATCTGTAGTGGTCTTGCTGACTGAGAAAGGGAGGAGGCTAAGCTGTCTCCAGTAAGTTTTAAAACATAAGAcagatatgaaaaacaaaactactaAAACAAAATACAGGAGAATATCAAAGTAGAGAAGGATTTATTAGGCACAAATAACACccataaaagggaaaaatgataaatttggCTACATCAAAACCCAAAACTTAAATATTACgacaagacaaaagaaataaaaataagtggcAAACTGGGAAAATATTTCTCTAATCTAATATTTAGGATTTCTATCTACTGTCTacaacaaaattttgaaaatcaatGAGACTATCAGCACAAAGGAAAATGATATGAATAGATaatagaagcaaaaagaaagctGATAGTTGTTATGCATGCCACAAGTAATTCAGCTGCATTTATAAGCAGAAATACAAAGCTGCAGGGGATGACATCAAATTCATCAGGTTGTCAAAATCAGAATGTCCAAGAAACCCAGGTGTTGGTGAGGATTTCAGGAAATGGTATATACTTGAACTCCTGGCATGTGAGGCTGTTCTGTCAACACTGGAGAGTGATTTGGTAATACCtagtcagtgttcttgcctggagaatcccagggacgggggagcctggtgggctgccatctctggggttgcagaatcagacacgactgaagtgacttagtagcagcagcagcagtcaatttGAAAACACATATCCTGCAATTTAGGTGTATAGGTTAAGAGAAACTCGAGCACATGTATACAGAGAGACATGATACAAAGATATTGCTTATAGTActgtgtgtaatttttaaaagcacatcaGAAGTAATCAGTTATTATTAATATCAgttacaatattgttaatcaacgaAAATATATAATGTAGACTTAGTTATATGTAATCACATAGTTAACCGAGTCTTGAATAGGAGAAGCaatgtgataaaaagaaaaaagaatgataccatttatatatattataaagtaaaaccCACCATTCTGTTGTAGCTATCTGACAgaatgaaagttttttaaaaagaaaggactagaagaaatacataaaattcttaaattttgcAGTAGTACTttagggaggaagagagggaccTGGGAAACAAAAGGACTTTGCCTTGTTTTTTTAACTGTCAGTCTTCCAGCGTGTTGTGCTCACCTTCCTTCTCCATAGAATACTAAAGTAGTAAGGAGACCAGGGGCTGCCTGTTTGCCACATTCAAAGGCTTAATTTCAGTTTTGATGagggtatttttgttgttgttgtttgttttttggctgtggcaTGAGGggtttagttccccaaccaggaatgctgtggaagcatggagtcttaaccattggacctctAGGAAAGTCCcttagttttggttttttaatttctgtagcaTTTGAACTGAATTGACTATTGATCTCCCTTCTAGAAACATCTTCTCTTACCCATAAATATCATGGCTGTCTCTTGGTTTCCTCTGAATCTGACTGCTACCTTTAGAGCTGCAGCTATATGTAAGGAAAAGTAAACCT
This portion of the Bubalus bubalis isolate 160015118507 breed Murrah chromosome 3, NDDB_SH_1, whole genome shotgun sequence genome encodes:
- the UBE2G1 gene encoding ubiquitin-conjugating enzyme E2 G1, which produces MTELQSALLLRRQLAELNKNPVEGFSAGLIDDNDLYRWEVLIIGPPDTLYEGGVFKAHLTFPKDYPLRPPKMKFITEIWHPNVDKNGDVCISILHEPGEDKYGYEKPEERWLPIHTVETIMISVISMLADPNGDSPANVDAAKEWREDRNGEFKRKVARCVRKSQETAFE